A genomic stretch from Microbacterium proteolyticum includes:
- a CDS encoding YrhB domain-containing protein, which translates to MIDASGARESVRKALSEAEERGMPRCVLVGETLDYGSWWVQGYQSEAFTISGNVFEALTGNGPYVVPKNGDAPFILSSAEPVDVQMERLARRS; encoded by the coding sequence ATGATCGACGCGAGCGGCGCGCGAGAATCCGTGAGGAAAGCGCTCAGCGAAGCGGAGGAGCGCGGAATGCCCCGATGCGTCCTGGTGGGCGAGACGCTCGACTACGGTTCGTGGTGGGTGCAGGGCTACCAGTCGGAGGCGTTCACCATCAGCGGCAATGTCTTCGAGGCGCTGACGGGCAACGGGCCCTACGTCGTCCCGAAGAACGGTGACGCCCCCTTCATCCTGTCGAGCGCCGAGCCCGTCGACGTGCAGATGGAACGCCTGGCGCGTCGGTCTTGA
- a CDS encoding FHA domain-containing protein — protein sequence MTNVQEIPRLADVDPFVSSERARAGTIAGAVALDVVMPVALLVAGIVAVATGLPVLGWPLIVIAVGLLAAAVWLLGRTGRTLGASTVDARIVHRESGVAAGGTALWALASGKLTACDLRRGRDPFAPAIAAFRFPDAAPTGGKPGRARRGMVPTLMLDSGERLALDSALILGRAPSAPADAPAEVYRWADMSRTLSKSHVRLEWDGRHVWVTDLGSTNGTFVRGDGSSTPLLPHQRTPVPTGVVLEIGDRTLTVRDAA from the coding sequence ATGACGAACGTGCAGGAGATCCCACGCCTTGCTGACGTGGACCCCTTCGTCTCCTCCGAGCGCGCCCGCGCGGGCACGATCGCCGGCGCCGTGGCCCTCGATGTGGTCATGCCGGTGGCTCTGCTGGTCGCCGGAATCGTCGCCGTCGCGACGGGGCTGCCGGTGCTGGGATGGCCCCTCATCGTCATCGCCGTCGGGCTCCTGGCCGCCGCCGTCTGGCTGCTCGGCCGCACCGGCCGCACCCTCGGCGCGTCGACGGTCGACGCACGGATCGTCCACCGCGAGTCCGGGGTCGCCGCCGGCGGCACAGCCCTGTGGGCTTTGGCATCCGGAAAGCTGACCGCGTGCGACCTGCGCCGCGGGCGCGACCCGTTCGCCCCGGCGATCGCCGCCTTCCGGTTTCCGGATGCCGCACCCACCGGCGGAAAGCCCGGCCGGGCACGCCGCGGGATGGTGCCGACCCTGATGCTCGACTCCGGAGAACGTCTCGCGCTCGACAGCGCGCTCATCCTCGGGCGCGCCCCCTCGGCCCCGGCCGACGCGCCCGCCGAGGTGTACCGCTGGGCCGACATGTCGCGGACGCTGTCGAAGTCGCACGTGCGCCTCGAGTGGGACGGCCGCCATGTGTGGGTCACCGACCTGGGGTCGACCAACGGCACGTTCGTCCGCGGCGACGGCTCCTCCACACCCCTCCTCCCCCATCAACGCACGCCCGTGCCCACCGGTGTCGTCCTCGAGATCGGCGACCGTACCCTGACCGTTCGGGATGCCGCATGA
- a CDS encoding YrhB domain-containing protein, whose translation MGDVVTGLSKEQATAIALCCLAASTKGDGIERVPLGEPVDGGFAWVFFFQGRGYVERGDLDEMLVGNMPVVVPVDGRAPYALDARRDVDAQIERLREAQG comes from the coding sequence ATGGGCGACGTCGTGACCGGACTGTCGAAGGAGCAGGCCACCGCGATCGCGCTGTGCTGCCTCGCGGCTTCGACCAAGGGAGACGGCATCGAGCGGGTCCCTCTCGGCGAGCCGGTCGACGGGGGCTTCGCCTGGGTGTTCTTCTTCCAGGGCCGGGGGTACGTCGAGCGCGGCGACCTCGACGAGATGCTCGTCGGCAACATGCCCGTGGTCGTCCCCGTCGACGGTCGAGCCCCGTACGCGCTCGATGCCCGGAGAGATGTGGATGCGCAGATCGAGCGCCTGCGTGAGGCTCAGGGGTGA